One genomic region from Lates calcarifer isolate ASB-BC8 linkage group LG10, TLL_Latcal_v3, whole genome shotgun sequence encodes:
- the dnajc24 gene encoding dnaJ homolog subfamily C member 24 isoform X2, with product MCEAEKKDLYAVLGASPSDSVQQLRHRYQQLALQYHPDRLRGECSSEAESGVKTFLEVDAAWRILSDQNTRRQYDLQRRAQELKQDWPVDSTVCLEDMTWDQDECVFTYCCRCGGGFSVSEEEVEEETQRRQQDDEEEGTVEGQNRGVVVCCDTCSLSVYVTWSLHRKTPTSKWQQ from the exons ATGTGTGAAGCAGAAAAGAAGGACCTGTATGCTGTCCTGGGAGCCAGTCCCTCAGACTCAGTCcagcagctcagacacagaTACCAGCAGCTGGCCTTACAG TACCACCCAGACCGTCTCAGAGGTGAGTGTTCTTCAGAGGCAGAATCTGGTGTGAAGACGTTTCTAGAAGTTGACGCAGCCTGGAGGATCCTCAGTGACCAGAACACCAGGAGACAGTATGACCTGCAGAGGAGAG CACAGGAACTCAAACAGGACTGGCCAGTAGATTCTACAGTCTGTTTGGAGGACATGACCTGGGACCAGG ATGAGTGTGTATTTACATACTGTTGTCGCTGTGGAGGAGGATTCAGCGTTtcagaggaagaggtggaggaggagacacagcGGAGGCAGcaggatgatgaagaggagggaacAGTGGAAGGACAGAACAGAGGAGTGGTAGTCTGCTGCGATACATGTTCCCTCAGTGTGTACGTCACATGGTCATTACATAGAAAGACTCCAACCTCAAAATGGCAACAATAA
- the dnajc24 gene encoding dnaJ homolog subfamily C member 24 isoform X1, giving the protein MSPGVLFGMCEAEKKDLYAVLGASPSDSVQQLRHRYQQLALQYHPDRLRGECSSEAESGVKTFLEVDAAWRILSDQNTRRQYDLQRRAQELKQDWPVDSTVCLEDMTWDQDECVFTYCCRCGGGFSVSEEEVEEETQRRQQDDEEEGTVEGQNRGVVVCCDTCSLSVYVTWSLHRKTPTSKWQQ; this is encoded by the exons ATGTCTCCAGGTGTCTTGTTTGGGATGTGTGAAGCAGAAAAGAAGGACCTGTATGCTGTCCTGGGAGCCAGTCCCTCAGACTCAGTCcagcagctcagacacagaTACCAGCAGCTGGCCTTACAG TACCACCCAGACCGTCTCAGAGGTGAGTGTTCTTCAGAGGCAGAATCTGGTGTGAAGACGTTTCTAGAAGTTGACGCAGCCTGGAGGATCCTCAGTGACCAGAACACCAGGAGACAGTATGACCTGCAGAGGAGAG CACAGGAACTCAAACAGGACTGGCCAGTAGATTCTACAGTCTGTTTGGAGGACATGACCTGGGACCAGG ATGAGTGTGTATTTACATACTGTTGTCGCTGTGGAGGAGGATTCAGCGTTtcagaggaagaggtggaggaggagacacagcGGAGGCAGcaggatgatgaagaggagggaacAGTGGAAGGACAGAACAGAGGAGTGGTAGTCTGCTGCGATACATGTTCCCTCAGTGTGTACGTCACATGGTCATTACATAGAAAGACTCCAACCTCAAAATGGCAACAATAA